From Lysinibacillus sp. SGAir0095, the proteins below share one genomic window:
- a CDS encoding S-ribosylhomocysteine lyase — protein sequence MPIMNVESFNLDHTKVAAPYVRLAGTKEGQNGDIVLKYDVRFKQPNIDHMKMDALHSIEHLMAENIRNHTEHVVDMSPMGCQTGFYLTMINHDNYEEVLTILENTLKDVVNATEVPACNEVQCGWAANHSLEGAKELAAEMLEKRNEWSTIFKED from the coding sequence ATGCCTATAATGAATGTAGAAAGCTTTAATTTAGATCATACAAAAGTTGCTGCACCATATGTTCGCCTTGCAGGAACGAAAGAAGGACAAAATGGGGATATTGTCCTCAAATATGACGTTCGATTTAAACAACCAAATATCGATCATATGAAAATGGATGCTCTTCACTCAATTGAGCACTTAATGGCAGAAAATATTCGCAACCATACAGAACACGTTGTTGATATGAGTCCAATGGGATGTCAAACAGGTTTTTATTTAACAATGATTAATCATGATAACTATGAGGAAGTACTTACGATTTTAGAAAATACATTAAAGGATGTTGTCAATGCAACAGAAGTTCCTGCATGTAACGAAGTACAATGTGGTTGGGCTGCGAATCATAGTTTAGAGGGTGCAAAAGAATTAGCAGCAGAAATGCTTGAAAAACGTAACGAATGGTCTACAATTTTTAAAGAAGATTAA
- a CDS encoding S9 family peptidase produces the protein MAEKRLLEKEDLFKIQSVTNPQLSPNNKEAVFIKTRIDEKENQYFSSIYHLNVDSKVVTQWTFGNERISSPKWSPNGEQIAFISNRDEKNQLYILNKTGGEAKKITHVESGINSFLWSPCGEKIWITSSLKEDRTFNDAAKKEKEEKEKPTAYVVDKMRYKMDGLKGHGLTKQEVHSQIAILSIKDDTIEQFSEGNHSYSLFDISPDGKQVIIGVNREEQKDYDFRQPLILVDVETKNETVLVDHEGYYGGAKFSYDGKYIAYVGSDASFKNATHSNVYVYEIENGVTQNLTESIDCPVGDYAVADTQQGVYAPSIVWTETNDLYFQLSNLGDVQVYYASLEGAIYPASKEGEHVYDYAISKDGQLALIAVSDPTFPGELFVYEIAKGERTQVTHFNDEWLNEVKLSKPEPIVYTSKDDIQVHGWLMKPANFEEDKKYPLVVEIHGGPHAMYANSFFHELQLLAAQGYGVLYVNPRGSHGYSQEFVNGVRGNYGGGDYEDIMAGLDHVLGEETWIDVNRLGVTGGSYGGFMTNWIVGQTNRFKAAVTQRSISNWISFFGVSDIGYYFTPWQIGTDMMDPEKLWAHSPLKYAKNIETPLLILHSELDFRCPIEQAEQLYITLKSMGKETSFVRFPDNNHNLSRTGTPNLRIERLEQIVSWFEKYLV, from the coding sequence ATGGCAGAAAAAAGATTACTAGAAAAAGAGGATTTATTTAAAATTCAATCTGTTACAAATCCGCAGCTTTCCCCTAATAATAAAGAAGCTGTATTTATTAAGACAAGGATTGATGAAAAAGAAAATCAATACTTCTCAAGCATTTATCACTTAAATGTGGATTCAAAAGTAGTTACACAATGGACGTTTGGAAATGAACGTATTTCCTCTCCAAAATGGTCGCCAAATGGAGAACAGATTGCTTTTATCTCCAATCGTGATGAGAAAAACCAATTATATATACTGAATAAAACCGGTGGTGAAGCCAAAAAAATCACCCATGTTGAATCAGGGATCAACTCTTTTTTATGGTCTCCATGTGGAGAAAAAATCTGGATTACAAGCAGTCTAAAAGAAGATAGAACATTTAATGACGCTGCAAAAAAAGAGAAAGAAGAGAAAGAAAAACCTACAGCTTATGTAGTGGACAAAATGCGCTATAAAATGGATGGTTTAAAAGGGCATGGGTTAACAAAACAAGAAGTGCATTCTCAAATAGCCATCCTTTCGATAAAGGATGATACAATCGAACAATTTTCTGAAGGCAACCATTCATATTCGCTTTTCGATATTTCACCAGACGGCAAGCAGGTCATTATTGGTGTAAATCGCGAAGAGCAGAAAGATTATGATTTTAGACAGCCATTAATACTGGTAGATGTTGAAACGAAAAATGAAACCGTACTGGTGGATCATGAAGGCTATTATGGTGGAGCGAAGTTTTCATATGATGGTAAGTATATTGCTTACGTGGGCAGCGATGCTTCATTTAAAAATGCTACACATTCGAATGTTTATGTATATGAAATTGAAAATGGCGTGACACAAAATCTGACAGAAAGCATTGATTGCCCTGTTGGCGATTATGCGGTTGCAGATACGCAGCAAGGAGTATATGCGCCAAGCATCGTTTGGACAGAAACAAATGATCTGTACTTCCAGCTTTCGAATTTAGGAGATGTGCAGGTATATTACGCTAGTTTAGAAGGAGCGATATATCCTGCTTCAAAAGAAGGAGAGCATGTCTATGACTATGCGATTTCGAAGGACGGACAATTAGCTTTAATTGCTGTTTCTGATCCTACATTCCCTGGTGAGTTATTTGTTTATGAAATTGCAAAAGGTGAAAGAACGCAAGTAACGCATTTCAATGATGAATGGTTAAATGAAGTGAAGCTTTCAAAACCAGAACCAATTGTCTACACAAGTAAAGATGATATACAGGTGCATGGCTGGTTAATGAAGCCTGCCAATTTCGAAGAAGATAAAAAATATCCATTGGTTGTTGAAATACATGGTGGACCACATGCAATGTACGCAAACTCATTTTTCCATGAACTACAATTGCTTGCGGCACAGGGATATGGTGTTTTATATGTAAATCCTCGAGGTAGCCATGGTTATAGCCAAGAATTTGTAAACGGTGTTCGTGGTAATTATGGCGGTGGGGATTACGAAGATATTATGGCAGGTCTGGACCATGTTTTAGGTGAGGAAACATGGATCGATGTGAATCGTCTAGGCGTAACAGGTGGCAGCTATGGTGGCTTTATGACAAACTGGATTGTCGGACAAACAAATCGTTTTAAAGCAGCCGTTACTCAGCGCAGTATTTCAAACTGGATAAGCTTCTTTGGTGTATCGGATATCGGCTATTATTTCACTCCATGGCAAATTGGGACAGATATGATGGACCCAGAAAAACTATGGGCGCATTCACCTTTGAAATATGCCAAAAATATCGAAACACCTCTATTAATCTTGCATAGCGAACTAGATTTCCGTTGCCCGATTGAACAGGCCGAGCAGTTATATATTACGTTAAAATCGATGGGGAAAGAAACGAGCTTTGTTCGCTTCCCAGATAATAACCATAATCTATCTCGTACTGGAACGCCAAATTTACGAATTGAACGTTTAGAACAAATCGTATCATGGTTTGAAAAATATTTAGTATAG